The following coding sequences are from one Sesamum indicum cultivar Zhongzhi No. 13 unplaced genomic scaffold, S_indicum_v1.0 scaffold00321, whole genome shotgun sequence window:
- the LOC105180100 gene encoding pentatricopeptide repeat-containing protein At4g39530-like, translating to MLLQGFHPDIYTYSILLSVCGDLPATEWGKQTHCCIIKPGLDSNVVVGSALIDMYAKCGRLNDARKVFNILPGKNLVSWNVMITGYAQHGFGREALEIYDLMLRNGVKPNDITFIGILSSCGHVGALEEALHHFGSMTNDFGVTPRPDHLACIVSLYARKGQTKGAYDFIRRFPGEPNKVVWRCLLSGCVTNKDLELAVYAAEKILSIDPNDASVHVMLSNIYADSNMWSEASQVRKLMEGKTLRKETGYSWA from the coding sequence ATGTTGTTGCAGGGGTTTCACCCTGATATTTACACCTATTCTATTCTCTTAAGTGTTTGTGGTGATTTACCAGCAACTGAATGGGGCAAGCAAACTCATTGCTGCATCATAAAACCTGGATTAGATTCTAATGTTGTGGTTGGAAGTGCTCTTATTGATATGTATGCCAAGTGTGGACGGCTAAACGATGCTCGAAAAGTGTTCAATATCCTTCCGGGTAAGAATCTGGTTTCATGGAATGTTATGATTACAGGTTATGCCCAACATGGTTTTGGAAGAGAAGCCTTGGAGATTTATGACCTTATGCTGAGGAATGGAGTTAAACCAAATGACATCACATTCATCGGAATACTATCTTCCTGTGGGCATGTAGGAGCTCTGGAGGAGGCATTGCATCATTTTGGTTCAATGACcaatgactttggggttactCCACGACCAGATCATTTGGCCTGTATAGTCAGTCTATATGCCCGCAAAGGTCAAACAAAAGGAGCTTATGATTTCATAAGGCGTTTTCCTGGTGAGCCCAATAAAGTAGTTTGGCGGTGTCTTTTATCTGGCTGTGTGACTAACAAAGACTTGGAGTTGGCTGTATATGCTGCtgaaaaaattttgagtattgATCCCAATGATGCATCTGTTCATGTCATGTTGTCTAATATCTATGCTGATTCAAATATGTGGAGTGAAGCTTCCCAAGTCAGAAAGCTAATGGAAGGGAAGACACTCAGAAAGGAAACTGGGTATAGCTGGGCTTGA